A DNA window from Myripristis murdjan chromosome 19, fMyrMur1.1, whole genome shotgun sequence contains the following coding sequences:
- the adam8b gene encoding zinc metalloproteinase-disintegrin-like jararhagin translates to MGSSIFSLWLIWVWLVQSSGMLSHVERYDVVRPQRLHRREKRSLPDQLYPDTVQYELAIEGRNHTIHLEKNRNLIGRDYTETHYSENGTRVTRVPAEEHCYYHGNVEGMQDSSVSVGICSGISGFVRARQQVYLIEPLGDGDDGDHAVYRQEYLRVSGRPACGSSSNSSNSSTLYDYDQDRGPQLSGLFKSRAWRSKRTEGSPQRFVELFMVVDNAEYRRFGSQTKARILGVVNHVDKLYRPLNIRIMLVGLEIWTYKDYIDVDLDSETTLDNFLLWRQADLLKRTKHDNAQFVTGIDFDGDTVGLANKFAMCTGNSGGINQDHHKNPIGLASTIAHEMGHNFGLSHDSPSCMCGSSFSSNCVMADKLRTGSQTFPEFFSGCSEEQLAEFFERAQPSCLLKPSYVSTIDVGPRCGNAILDPGEECDCGTVEECKNRCCDASTCRLAEGAQCAHGGCCDNCQFKQAGSVCRQAASDCDLTEYCTGASQDCPEDSFEMNGSPCYDQGQGFCYNGQCPTHLQHCWRLFGLGARVGSDACFELNRGGQEGAHCGRSKYGYNRCTTQNLKCGTIFCDGGGDSITGKKAVFTLPSNGKCLIGVDDDKTRSLDMVPTGTKCGQNKVCMEHQCVDVAVYGKREECVKKCNNNGVCNHKKECHCNPGWAPPFCDVQYADLPQGQSGVIAGVCAAVAVLLGITVVVAGLMCCKKDKRENYTSRRKVHSAPGKQNPMFQELNVKERPQISQPTFLESTATQACSPLIVTVVPSRPQPPKKSSTFDAKNSAPTKPLPPSKPLPPLNDKQTSAAKPNPPPVPPVKPSPPPAARIKPCTPPVPPVKPKVTQTHMKS, encoded by the exons ATGGGATCTAGTATATTCTCATTATGGCTCATATGGG TCTGGCTTGTGCAGAGCTCTGGGATGCTGTCTCATGTGGAGCGATACGATGTAGTGAGACCTCAGAGACtacacaggagagaaaagaggagtcTGCCAGACCAG CTTTATCCTGATACAGTCCAGTATGAATTAGCCATTGAAGGAAGAAACCATACaattcatcttgaaaaaaacag GAATCTCATTGGGAGGGATTACACTGAAACACATTATTCAGAAAATGGCACACGGGTAACCAGAGTGCCAGCTGAG GAGCACTGCTATTACCACGGTAATGTAGAAGGCATGCAGGACTCCTCCGTTAGTGTGGGGATTTGTTCAGGCATTAG TGGCTTTGTGAGAGCCAGGCAGCAGGTCTACCTGATCGAGCCCCTGGGAGACGGTGACGATGGTGACCATGCCGTCTACAGGCAGGAGTACCTCAGAGTCAGCGGCCGTCCCGCCTGCGGCTCCTCCTCCAACTCCTCCAACTCCTCCACCCTCTACGATTACGACCAGGACCGAGGCCCCCAGCTCTCCGGCCTCTTCAAATCCAGAGCCTGG AGAAGCAAACGTACTGAAGGCAGTCCACAGCGGTTTGTTGAGTTGTTCATGGTGGTGGACAATGCAGAG TATAGACGTTTTGGAAGCCAGACCAAGGCCCGGATCTTGGGAGTAGTAAATCACGTCGACAAG TTGTATCGACCTCTGAATATTCGCATCATGCTGGTGGGGTTGGAGATTTGGACGTACAAGGACTACATTGATGTTGATCTTGATTCGGAAACAACTCTGGACAATTTCCTCCTGTGGCGCCAGGCAGATCTTCTGAAGAGGACAAAGCATGACAATGCCCAGTTTGTGAC CGGCATAGATTTTGATGGTGATACTGTTGGACTGGCAAATAAGTTTGCTATGTGTACTGGAAATTCAGGTGGAATCAATCAG GATCACCACAAGAACCCAATTGGCCTTGCCTCCACCATTGCCCATGAGATGGGTCATAATTTCGGCTTGTCCCATGATTCCCCAAGCTGTATGTGTGGTTCATCTTTCAGCAGTAACTGTGTAATGGCAGATAAGCTCAG GACAGGAAGTCAAACTTTCCCAGAGTTTTTCAGCGGCTGCAGTGAGGAGCAGCTGGCTGAATTCTTTGAGAGAGCTCAGCCCAGCTGCCTGCTCAAACCCAGCTATGTCAGCACCATCGATGTGGGCCCTCGCTGTGGCAATGCCATATTGGACCCTGGAGAGGAGTGTGACTGTGGCACTGTGGAG GAATGCAAAAACCGCTGTTGTGATGCCTCAACCTGTCGCCTCGCGGAAGGAGCGCAGTGTGCTCACGGAGGATGTTGTGACAACTGCCAG TTCAAACAAGCCGGAAGTGTGTGCAGGCAGGCTGCCAGTGACTGTGACCTGACTGAATACTGCACTGGAGCATCACAAGACTGCCCCGAGGATAGCTTTGAGATGAATGGCAGCCCCTGCTACGACCAAGGGCAGGGCTTCTGCTACAACGGCCAGTGCCCCACACATCTGCAACACTGCTGGAGGCTCTTTGGACTAG GGGCCAGAGTTGGATCCGATGCATGTTTTGAGCTAAACAGAGGGGGTCAGGAGGGAGCGCACTGCGGGCGGAGCAAATATGGCTACAACCGCTGCACTACACA GAATCTTAAGTGTGGAACTATATTTTGTGATGGAGGAGGTGACTCCATCACAGGTAAAAAGGCCGTCTTCACTTTGCCCAGCAATGGAAAATGCCTTATCGGTGTGGATGATGATAAAACCAGAAGCCTTGACATGGTTCCCACAGGAACCAAATGTGGACAAAACAAG GTTTGCATGGAGCATCAGTGTGTGGATGTAGCAGTTTATGGGAAAAGGGAGGAGTGTGTAAAGAAATGCAACAACAATGGG GTGTGTAATCACAAAAAGGAGTGCCACTGTAATCCCGGCTGGGCCCCACCTTTCTGCGACGTCCAGTATGCAGACTTGCCTCAAG GCCAGAGTGGGGTgattgctggtgtgtgtgcagcagtggcCGTCCTGTTGGGGATCACTGTAGTGGTTGCAGGGCTGATGTGCTGTAAAaaggacaaaagagaaaactacACCTCTAGAAG gaAAGTACATTCAGCTCCTGGAAAGCAGAACCCAATGTTCCAGGAGCTAAATGTTAAGGAGCGACCTCAGATCAGCCAGCCGACCTTTTTGGAGTCCACAGCTACACAAGCCTGCTCCCCTCTCATTGTTACCGTCGTCCCAAGCAGACCACAG ccgcCAAAGAAATCCTCAACATTTGATGCTAAAAACTCTGCGCCg ACAAAACCTCTACCTCCATCTAAACCTTTGCCTCCTCTGAATGACAAGCAG aCCAGTGCAGCCAAACCAAATCCTCCTCCTGTACCTCCGGTGAAGCCCAGTCCTCCTCCAGCGGCCCGAATCAAGCCTTGCACTCCTCCTGTGCCCCCAGTGAAGCCAAAAGTCACACAGACCCACATGAAATCCTGA
- the chuk gene encoding inhibitor of nuclear factor kappa-B kinase subunit alpha gives MEKPPFRQNQNCGDWELKERLGMGGFAHVYLYQHHETNEKLAVKMCRLELTPRNKDRWSREIQIMKKLNHINVVTARDVPEEIECIALNDLPLLAMEYCSRGDLRKVLSKPENCCGLKESEVLSLLNDVGSGIQYLHENKIIHRDLKPENIVLQDVNGKLVHKIIDLGYAKDLDQGSLCTSFVGTLQYLAPELFENKPYTVTVDYWSFGTMIFECSCGFRPFLHNLQPVQWASKVRNKGPKDIMAVEELNGEVRFSTHLPYPNNLSRTLLESMESLLQLMLKWDPVQRGGKVNTDSKKPQCFEVLEQILSMKVVHILNMTTAQVHSFQLSPDESLHSLQKRIEAETKIEVVNQELLQETGVSLDPRKPAAQCVLDGVRGWDSYIVYLFDKSLTKYSGPFSARQLPDKVNTIVQEAKTQLPLVVLKKVWGEAVSYICGLKDDYSRLFQGQRAAMLSLLRYNTNLTRYKNSMFGFSQQLKAKLDFFKSSIQYDLEKYSDQMHYGISSEKMLKAWQENEERAAAFAQVAEVNHLDEEIMALHSEIVELQRSPYARRQGDKMEQLEEKAIDLYKQLKMKCKTPEPDVSSDSSEMVKAIIQTVQNQDKVLKDLYTHLSKILLSKQKIIDLFPRIEKTLESIKDADNTVMQMQIKRQREFWHLLKIACAQNSSRNSIAVSPESSNPLQVSQWSQSAQPVSSPHPLTSLPGPNDSDAAPRLLQENQKYLSQLTSLMQEAADEQAKSILDQDWSWTKYETLSTKLKKRNA, from the exons ATGGAGAAGCCTCCCTTCAGACAAAACCAAAACTGCGGAGACTGGGAGTTAAAGGAAAGGCTGGGTATGGGCGGCTTTGCCCATGTCTACCTCTACCAACACCAT gaaacaaatgaaaaactagCTGTGAAAATGTGCCGTCTAGAGCTGACACCAAGAAATAAGGACAGATGGAGCCGAGAGATCCAGATCATGAAAAA GTTGAATCATATTAATGTTGTGACCGCCAGAGATGTGCCAGAGGAAATCGAGTGCATAGCCTTAAATGATCTTCCATTACTGGCTATGGAGTATTGTTCCAGGGGAGACCTAAGAAAG GTGCTGAGCAAACCCGAAAACTGTTGTGGGTTGAAAGAGAGTGAAGTGCTTTCACTACTCAATGATGTTG GATCTGGCATCCAGTATCTGCATGAAAACAAGATTATACACAGAGACCTTAAACCTGAGAACATTGTGCTACAAGATGTCAATGGAAAG CTTGTTCACAAAATCATTGACTTGGGCTATGCTAAAGATTTGGACCAAGGCAGTCTGTGTACCTCCTTTGTTGGCACTCTCCAGTACCTG GCACCTGAGCTGTTTGAGAATAAACCATACACAGTCACTGTGGACTACTGGAGTTTTGGCACAATGATATTTGAATGCAGTTGTGGTTTCAGGCCCTTCCTGCACAACCTGCAGCCTGTGCAGTG GGCCAGCAAAGTGCGGAACAAAGGTCCAAAAGACATCATGGCTGTGGAGGAACTGAATGGAGAAGTCAGGTTCTCCACACATCTCCCCTACCCCAACAATCTTAGCAG GACTCTCTTGGAGTCAATGGAAtcactgctgcagctgatgCTGAAGTGGGATCCAGTCCAGAGAGGAGGCAAAGTCAACACTGACAGCAAGAAACCCCAGTGCTTTGAAGTGCTGGAGCAGATACTGAGCATGAAG GTCGTCCACATCCTGAACATGACGACAGCTCAGGTCCACTCTTTCCAGTTGTCCCCGGATGAGAGTCTCCACAGTTTGCAGAAGCGCATTGAGGCTGAGACTAAGATAGAGGTGGTAAACCAGGAGCTTTTGCAGGAGACAGGGGTGTCACTTGACCCCAGGAAGCCTGCTGCACAGTGTGTTCTTGATGGTGTG AGAGGATGGGATAGTTATATTGTCTACCTGTTTGACAAGAGCCTCACCAAGTATTCAGGCCCCTTCAGTGCAAGACAACTGCCAGATAAAGTCAACACTATCG TGCAAGAGGCAAAGACCCAGCTGCCTCTGGTTGTGCTGAAGAAGGTGTGGGGTGAAGCAGTGAGCTACATCTGTGGCCTGAAGGATGATTACAGCAGACTCTTCCAGGGCCAGAGGGCTGCTAT GCTGAGCCTCCTGCGCTACAACACCAATCTGACCAGATATAAGAACAGCATGTTTGGCTTCTCCCAGCAGCTGAAGGCCAAACTGGACTTCTTCAAGAGCAGCATCCAGTACGACCTGGAGAAGTACAGTGATCAGATGCACTATGGCATAT CCTCTGAAAAGATGCTGAAGGCCTGGCAGGAGAACgaggaaagagctgctgcttttgcaCAG GTGGCAGAGGTGAACCATTTGGATGAGGAGATCATGGCGCTGCACTCAGAGATAGTGGAACTTCAGAGGAGCCCGTATGCTCGTCGTCAAGGAGACAAGATGGAGCAGCT AGAAGAAAAGGCTATCGACCTATACAAGCAACTGAAGATGAAATGTAAAA CCCCCGAGCCAGATGTGAGCAGTGACAGCTCTGAGATGGTCAAGGCCATCATTCAGACTGTCCAGAACCAGGACAAGGTGCTCAAAGATCTGTACACCCACCTCAG TAAGATCCTGCTCAGCAAACAGAAGATCATTGACCTGTTTCCCAGGATCGAGAAGACCCTGGAGAGCATCAAGGATGCTGACAACACAGTGATGCAGATGCAGatcaaaagacagagagagttctGGCATTTACTGAAGATAGCCTGT gcTCAGAACTCGTCACGAAACTCGATAGCCGTCAGTCCGGAGTCTTCCAACCCGCTGCAGGTCTCTCAGTGGTCGCAGTCAGCTCAACCTGTCAGCTCCCCTCACCCGCTCACCTCCCTGCCTGGACCAAATGACAG TGATGCTGCCCCGCGCCTGCTGCAGGAGAACCAGAAGTACCTCAGTCAGCTGACCAGCCTGATGCAGGAGGCTGCTGATGAACAGGCCAAAAGCATATTG GACCAAGATTGGAGCTGGACAAAATATGAAACTTTAtcaacaaaactaaaaaagcGAAATGCATAA